Proteins from one Herpetosiphonaceae bacterium genomic window:
- a CDS encoding adenylate/guanylate cyclase domain-containing protein — MRYPHFYYCWTWQLAASPESLWALVSDTNRLNRAAWLPAVRQTAQRGAPPGYGRHRLQAIRLGVRLEWEEEPFEWIRPYRYGITRRYVRGPVAEMRALAELDPRPDGGTRLTYQVWARPHNLLGIIGIPVQIGILNARAFDTAFRRHAQMAGLSQPRAERPVHVRLMPGARTRLAELTRALHRHGLDPPLIARLIETIAEADNLTAAYLRPYVLADEWKAERRAVLELCLWATRIGLLDFRWDILCPLCRNADLSRSTLRDLESEAHCDSCQIDFTVNFDRLVEITFRPSPAIRQIEQREYCIGGPQVTPHIVAQQIVPPGVERALTLPLEAGRYRMRAGQRQGAQLLCAIPDGAAETTIAISDGDWAGQERWIALRPTLRITNATADEQVMILERMAWTDQAVTAADVTALQLFRDLFADEALRPGQQIAVGSLTILFTDLRDSTRLYREIGDAVAFGRVIDHFDALRHSIAAEDGVLVKTIGDAVMAIFRRPIAALRAITSAQRMLAAPAGGGQPFVLKAGLHHGPCIAVTLNDRLDYFGTTVNLAARLQSLSRGGDVVVSAAIRHDPEVAEWLADPDVQLSVCSFEAQVKGFDGPLELWRVTPAQPDRRDPERPPG; from the coding sequence ATGCGCTACCCTCACTTTTACTACTGTTGGACATGGCAGCTCGCGGCCAGCCCGGAGTCGCTCTGGGCGCTGGTGTCCGATACCAATCGGCTCAATCGGGCGGCGTGGCTACCTGCGGTGCGGCAAACAGCGCAGCGAGGAGCGCCGCCCGGCTATGGGCGGCATCGCCTACAAGCAATCCGGCTTGGCGTACGGCTGGAGTGGGAAGAAGAGCCGTTCGAGTGGATACGGCCCTATCGCTATGGGATCACCCGGCGCTATGTGCGCGGCCCGGTGGCCGAGATGCGCGCGCTGGCCGAGCTTGATCCGCGACCGGATGGGGGCACGCGGCTTACGTATCAGGTCTGGGCGCGGCCTCACAATCTGCTGGGGATCATCGGCATTCCGGTGCAGATCGGCATCTTGAACGCCCGTGCCTTTGACACGGCCTTTCGACGCCATGCTCAGATGGCAGGGCTGAGCCAGCCACGGGCCGAGCGGCCTGTTCACGTTCGGCTGATGCCCGGCGCGCGGACGCGACTTGCGGAGCTGACCCGTGCGCTGCACCGGCATGGCCTCGATCCGCCGCTGATCGCCCGGTTGATCGAGACGATCGCAGAGGCGGATAACCTGACGGCAGCCTATCTGCGGCCCTATGTCCTGGCCGACGAGTGGAAGGCTGAGCGCCGCGCCGTGCTTGAGCTATGCCTGTGGGCCACGCGGATCGGGCTGCTCGACTTTCGCTGGGATATTCTCTGCCCGCTCTGTCGCAACGCGGATCTGTCTCGCTCGACGCTGCGCGATCTTGAATCCGAGGCACACTGCGATAGCTGCCAGATCGATTTTACCGTGAACTTCGACCGGCTGGTCGAGATCACATTTCGTCCCAGCCCGGCGATCCGGCAGATTGAGCAGCGCGAGTATTGCATCGGCGGGCCGCAGGTAACGCCGCACATCGTCGCTCAGCAGATCGTGCCGCCGGGCGTCGAGCGCGCGCTGACACTGCCGCTCGAAGCGGGCCGCTACCGCATGCGCGCAGGCCAACGTCAGGGCGCGCAACTGCTGTGCGCGATCCCCGATGGCGCTGCCGAGACGACGATAGCGATCAGCGATGGCGACTGGGCGGGGCAAGAGCGCTGGATTGCGCTCCGACCGACGCTACGGATCACGAACGCGACCGCCGACGAGCAGGTGATGATTCTGGAGCGCATGGCCTGGACCGATCAGGCGGTGACGGCAGCGGATGTAACGGCGTTGCAGCTCTTTCGCGATCTCTTCGCCGACGAGGCGCTCCGTCCGGGGCAGCAGATTGCGGTCGGCAGCCTGACGATCCTTTTCACCGATCTCCGCGACTCGACCAGGCTGTACCGAGAGATTGGCGACGCCGTGGCATTTGGCCGGGTCATCGATCATTTCGATGCCCTGCGGCACAGCATCGCAGCGGAAGACGGCGTGCTCGTCAAAACGATCGGCGATGCGGTCATGGCGATCTTCCGGCGACCGATCGCGGCGCTGCGCGCGATTACCAGCGCCCAGCGCATGCTGGCGGCTCCGGCAGGCGGCGGACAGCCCTTCGTGCTGAAGGCTGGCCTGCATCACGGCCCGTGCATCGCGGTGACACTCAACGACCGGCTCGACTATTTCGGCACCACCGTCAATCTCGCGGCGCGGCTGCAAAGCCTATCACGCGGCGGCGACGTTGTGGTATCGGCGGCGATCCGGCATGATCCAGAGGTCGCCGAGTGGCTTGCCGATCCCGACGTGCAGCTTAGCGTCTGTTCGTTTGAGGCGCAGGTCAAGGGCTTTGACGGGCCGCTTGAGCTGTGGCGGGTAACACCAGCCCAACCCGACCGCCGCGATCCTGAACGCCCGCCCGGCTGA